CCAACGTcaccttcaaaaataaaaagctcacGTTTGATTCAATTTTGGAAAAGTGCACATGCAGCCAAATCTCTGTGTTACTTCCagtaacaacccaggctaaactttgCTTCCTTCCGACATACAAAGATCTTCGCTAACATACAGacaacaaattaaaatcacAATTGACTGTTAACTCTTATTAAATAAAtagattataataataatatacatatatatatatattttttttaaatctcacagACACCAaaaactctaattgccccacggggataaataaagttttctgaatctgaatctgaaataaaaaaaactaagtctTGGTCCATGAAGTGAAAATGGATCGTTTCTCGCCGTTCAACCTGATAATTCCTTGCCCAGGGCTGTTTTGTGATGCATTATTAAGCAACACATGCCTTAAAAAACGGTAAACAACCTCATTTtaaatttttacaacttttttacattcagaaaaatacatttaattactATTGCGGATATTAGAGAATTGTGGTAAAATACACACGTCCTATTAGTGTATGTATGCAACTATAGATGCGATAGAGTGAGAAGGATTTAAGAAGCAGACTAAggcatttggcaaaaaaaaccccaaaaacaaacgaaaaacgaAACTCCTCAGTTGTCGACATGTCCTTACCTGCGTGGCACCTCCTTTTCTGCTGCATTGTTCGTCCAGCCTGCTCTGCTGCTCAGCTCTCCGACACCTCCAGCATTTGCTTTGGGCCACAGAGTCAAACTCCACCTCTGACAATGGGGCGGGAAGTTGCTGAGGGGCCAtactaattctttttttttttgaagggaggGGGCATGAAACATACATTGATTCaatgttttggggatttttaaaacagttcgtattagcattttatttattttgagaatTGCACTATGATTAAATTAAATGTTCTCATGAACTGTACAAATATAtagatttcattgtatttatttgtgttagACTTAATTTTGGTTTTCATGTAGGAATATCTCTATCAATTTTTACTTAGTGCTGTGATCGAATGacaagtcatttatttttaaaagaagaaTAAACTTAAGTTCTGCTACTGGTCGATAAATCATAAGTTCAGGTCCATAACTACATTCGTGCTCTGAGGTCTGCAGACTCCAGTTAATTAGTAGAGTCAAAGTAAATATGGTGATGCAGCATTTAGCTGCTATGCTGCACCGAAATTGAATaagctgccaacagaagtgaagtcagcgCCAAGTGTAAATACATGCTTTTAAATTGAGGTTAAAACTAtgccccctccctccaccccccatacctatgatggtaaaaaaaaacattttttaatcagtCTTCCAAAATATTGTTCTTGGGATTttagtttgttcttttttgtttgtttatttgttttttttaaaagtattttcttTGTAAAGGTTCACTGAGTGGCAAAGGTTTGCAAGTGTATGCACACTTAgccaatatttttcaaaactcaCCGAAAATGAGGGAGGGGTGCCGGGCATGAACACTGCTCTTATTGTTAGCTCGTGAATATTTTTATTGCCATGTGCTGTTAattgtttttgaacaaattcaTGCAACTCGTGGATTAATTTGTTTCAGGAGACTTTGTGTCTGCGTCTAAAAGCAACTCTAACCATAATCTGCAATTGTTTAGTTTGTCCAAGTGGAGTTGCCGTACAACTTCCGCTACAGATTACTTCCGTATGCAGTTTGGGTAACCGCGACGTCAAACGCTGATTTTCGTGACGAGGTACAGCCTACACATCACTACCTGTTTGGCGTCATTTGCCACGCAAGGCACGCATTCAACCTTGCTCTTAATTCAGTGCTTTCTTTTCAATGCGAGACGAGGCAGTTCGAGTCTTAAACCACTTCGCTGCCCCCAGCAGCACGTATTATGTAATTTACTTTGGCAGTCCAAATACTAACACTACCCCGGGTGGGGCAACTTTATTATGCACAGAGTTGCACCACGAAGCCGCTGTTGCCATtctattaaaatacaaaatgtgactTAGACAAGGTGGCTAAGCCTAACCGACGGCCGCGGTGCAGACTTTAGACTTTGACTAGGTATACATAAAGGTCAACATTATATAAGCGGGGGCAAAACATACATTATCGTTCTGCGGGGTTAAAAGGATGTGAGAGAAATGAAAGCGTTTTATATGTTATATCAAACGTCAACTGTCTGAAGTCACCTTTAAGGTACTTAAATTACACTTTATTATTGATGGGATATGACAAGAATACTAGCAATACCAAAATGGTTTCCGTAATATGACGTCACGTATTGCGTCAAAAACAGGCGTGGCCTTGAGCTGGTCTTGTATGCTCACACCCGCTAAATTACCAGCTCCTTTCTGTACTTTAGTTACAAGCAATTAAATTACAAGTACATATACTCTGTTACAGTACTTGAGTAGATTTCCCCAAGATATCGAtacttcaagatttttttttttttaatcaggcgcTTTTACTCACGACATTAGAAAACATGTACAGAACAAAGGGGCAGAGCTAGGGCATTGTGACAAGGCAAATTACTAAAACTCAAGtcacctttattgtcaaatgttgctTATAGGCAAAGTTAAAGCACTGActtgtgttttcattgtattttagaTTGGCACAAATTTACTGGGAAAGGATGGCCGGAACAGCAAATAATCCATTCCAACGTATCCTTGAGCCTTTGGATCCCCAGGTTGCAAATCAGATGTTTTATAATCTCTGCAAACTTGAAGATCCAAGATACAGTAAGAGATCATCGGTTGCTGTCAAATCTCACCCTGTTTAGCATTATTCCCCAAAAGTTGATCCTAACTACTTTGTatataactaactaactaactgactCCCTGTTCTCCAAGTAAAAGCTGAGCATTCCAAATGGTTCTATTGTGTTTTTTAGACAGCTTGCCATTCTCCATCCGTGTCCTCTTGGAGTCGGCTGTCAGGAACTGCGACGGATTTCTGGTGAAGCAGTCAGACGTGGAAAATATCCTCAACTGGAAGCAAACCCAGACGCAGACGGTGGAGATCCCATTCATGCCAGCACGTGTCATCTTGCAGGACTTCACGTACgtttcagttctttttttttttttttacctttggacTTGTGATTGACtagtgtttgtttcatttttattcacagCGGCGTACCTGCTGTGGTGGATTTCGCTGCCATGCGCGATGCGGTGATTAAGCTGGGCGGAGATCCTGAGAAAATCAATCCCGTTTGCCCAGCTGACCTGGTCATTGATCATTCCGTCCAAGTGGACTTTAACAAAAAGTAAGAGCGTCAAGATAGTTCTATCTGCTATTAAATGTTTCTTTAATCAAATCAccataaattatttttcttcaggTCTGATAGCCTCCAGAAAAATCAAAACTTGGAGTTTGAACGCAACAAAGAGAGATTCCAGTTCCTGAAGGTGCGAACGAGCGCTCACTGTTAGACGACAACCACTTTTGTCACCCTTTGACAATTCTATGCTTTGTAACAGTGCTTCCCAACCGGTGAAAGATatcaggatttttattttagtagTCATAATGTCTGCCGGCGATGTAtaatgacaggcagaacaatgaaaatactCTTCCTCTACATTGCAGTATATGTCAGAGAATACACTCAAACTTTGTCGTTAACGAAACAGGCCCACATATCATGCCGAGTCAGTAAATTCGTTTTTATTTGAATAAGCTCTTTTAATTGTTCAATGTGTGCATTGGCTCGAAACGCGGAACACTGCATTTATATggtaacccccccaaaaaagggaccGAGAGTCTTACTTgactttaatttttattttatttgtagtgGGGTTCCCAAGCTTTCAGGAACATGCGCATCATTCCTCCGGGTTCAGGAATTGTCCACCAAGTCAACTTGGAGTATTTGGCCCGGGTGGTGTTTAACCACGAAGGGTTTTTCTACCCTGACAGTCTGGTGGGCACCGATTCCCATACCACGATGATTGATGGCCTCGGCGTCCTAGGTTGGGGTGAGTTGCGTTCAACTTCTTGTGTTGTGCGTCCAGGTGCCTGATTAGCTGCGTCGCGGTTCATTTTTAATCGACTGTTTTTATGAGGTTGtcacttttcttttgtcttgtCGTAGGTGTGGGAGGCATTGAAGCGGAGGCAGTGATGCTGgggcagccaatcagcatggtcCTACCTGAGGTGGTTGGATACAAGATGTACGGGAGTCCGGACAAGTTCATTACCTCCACAGACATTGTTCTCACTGTCACCAAGGTAAATACTTCCATTTCCATGGAGCTTTTGTGAACTATAGCCCACCGTGTTGAACGCCACCGGTGTTTTTCAGCACCTCCGTCAAGTTGGGGTCGTGGGGAAGTTTGTGGAGTTTTTCGGGCCCAGCGTGGCGCAGCTGTCCATCGCGGACAGAGCCACCATCTCCAACATGTGTCCAGAATATGGAGCCACCGCAGCTTTCTTTCCAGTGGACAATGTCAGCATCGAATACCTCAAGCAGACCGGTAAGTGACTGACAAGTCGCGGCTGCTGAGCAAATCCGCCGAtgctcattgtttgtttttctttaaattagGGCGAGAAGCGCAAAAACTGACCCACATTACAAAGTACCTGAAGGCTGTGTCCATGTTCCGGGATTACAGCGATGAATCCCAGACTCCAGATTTTAGTCAGGTCCGTTCTGACACCATGTATCTATTATGGCAAGAGAAAATGAATTCATCACCTTGTGTGTCTCACGAAGGTCGTCGAGTTGGACCTCAGTACTGTGGTGCCATGCTGCAGTGGCCCTAAAAGGCCCCAAGACAAAATTCCCCTTTCAGACATGAAGAAAGACTTTGAGGCCTGCCTGGAAGCAAAGGTGAGCTTGGCTTTTTATGATTTGTGTGCTTGTTTGCACACTGTCTGGCCCAGCACAGTCAAATAATAAAATTCAAGCATGGACCCGTATCAAACGATAACGAGGATTGAAAGATCTACCTGAAGATGATAAAACGTCATATTGTCCAGCAATGAATGCTTTTGACCATTTGACttcacaaataaatacacatttccTCTTATGCTGCCTGAAATCCAGCAAGGTTTCAAAGGCTTTGCAGTGGCTCCGGATTCTCAGAGTGCGACGGTCCCCTTCCAGTTAGATGGAAAAGACTACACGCTAAGCCACGGCTCGGTCGTGATTGCAGCCATCACCAGCTGCACAAACACCAGCAACCCATCCGTCATGCTTGGAGCAGGtgggtcatttcattttcatttggggaTTTCCCTCATGTCTGGATTATTAAGTACCAGTAACCTTTCCTTCCAGGACTCCTCGCTAAAAAGGCAATCGAGAATGGGTTAAGTGTGAAGCCTTACATCAAGACCAGCCTTTCACCCGGCAGTGGAGTGGTGACCTATTACCTGAAGGAGAGTGGTGTTATGGACTATCTCTTTCAGTTAGGGTAAGCTGCTAAATATTCATACACGCAAAGGTGCTCAAGATTGAATTTGGTTGGTGTGTTTATAATGAGTAGACCCATCAAAAAAGTTTAAATGCGATGCAACgatttgattaaaaacatttagCAAAAATGTGGGGCCCCAAGAAAGAGCCCTGGGGAATGCCTCCCCCTCCCCAATTCAGCCCCTTGGAGACAGTTTCGCTTACTCACGTCAAATCGGCAGGCAGGCCTGTCATGCGTAAATGCACAAAAATGTCTCCTCAAACATCGTCTGAAAAGAGATGTGAAGtccgccattttgtttcaaagcaaacacttTGGGCTCATTTTTGCCATCCAAGGTGTTCTTCAAAAATCATCCCACATGTTTTGTCCAATGACTACTGAATGCTCTAGGCCTAAT
This window of the Hippocampus zosterae strain Florida chromosome 1, ASM2543408v3, whole genome shotgun sequence genome carries:
- the aco1 gene encoding cytoplasmic aconitate hydratase; its protein translation is MAGTANNPFQRILEPLDPQVANQMFYNLCKLEDPRYNSLPFSIRVLLESAVRNCDGFLVKQSDVENILNWKQTQTQTVEIPFMPARVILQDFTGVPAVVDFAAMRDAVIKLGGDPEKINPVCPADLVIDHSVQVDFNKKSDSLQKNQNLEFERNKERFQFLKWGSQAFRNMRIIPPGSGIVHQVNLEYLARVVFNHEGFFYPDSLVGTDSHTTMIDGLGVLGWGVGGIEAEAVMLGQPISMVLPEVVGYKMYGSPDKFITSTDIVLTVTKHLRQVGVVGKFVEFFGPSVAQLSIADRATISNMCPEYGATAAFFPVDNVSIEYLKQTGREAQKLTHITKYLKAVSMFRDYSDESQTPDFSQVVELDLSTVVPCCSGPKRPQDKIPLSDMKKDFEACLEAKQGFKGFAVAPDSQSATVPFQLDGKDYTLSHGSVVIAAITSCTNTSNPSVMLGAGLLAKKAIENGLSVKPYIKTSLSPGSGVVTYYLKESGVMDYLFQLGFEVVGYGCMTCIGNSGPLPEPVVEAITQGDLVAAGVLSGNRNFEGRVHPNTRANYLASPPLVIAYAIAGTVKIDFETEPIGISSDGREVFLRDIWPTREEIQREERKFVIPSMFREVYEKIEKVNERWNSLVAPSEKLYPWDATSTYIKSPPFFDGLTMQLNPPRVIDGAYVLLNLGDSVTTDHISPAGNITRSSPAARYLSSRGVTPRDFNSYGSRRGNDAVMARGTFANIRLLNKFLNKQAPQTIYLPTGEVMDVFDAAEKYGQSGVPLLILAGKEYGSGSSRDWAAKGPLLLGIKAVLAESYERIHRSNLVGMGIIPLEYLPGDNAESLGLTGRERFHIDIPENITTRMIVAVTLDTGKTFNVRMRFDTDVELAYFHHGGILNYMIRKVSEN